The Dreissena polymorpha isolate Duluth1 chromosome 4, UMN_Dpol_1.0, whole genome shotgun sequence region CATAAAAATAACAGTGTCCATGTAACAGCCCTTTCTTATATGTTTACATCTTTCTTATTTGTATGTGTTCAAGGGGGCTACATTAAATCGTTATTTTACGTCGTACCATGACTGTTAACCGCCTATTAAACAATGATCACTGCAACATGTATAGATGCGGTTGTCTTTCATCCATTTTTCTTGTATAGCGGTTTTCCAACAACCTTGATACAAATATAATACACCTAAGTTTATGGTGAGTTTTGATATTGAGTTGCTTTCAGTTAGGTAGAACATGCGAAATATTACAGACTGACTTGCAGGCAACTCTTCATTCATCGGgtcaagttttatttttattacgtGTATTTCAAATTTCCTCAAGTTTgcaatacatacataaataattaaataatttgcaGATGGAAATTAACATCCTAAATATGCCGTTATAGTAGAGATGAAGGAAATAATCAACAAGTCCAGTTTCCTGATGTACATGGCAAAGTATAAACACCGTAATGCGGAACAAAAACATTTGAATGGTGCAACTTTAAATGAACAAAACGAACCAAAGCAGGTAATGTGAGCCAGGTTGTACAATTGTACAGCCTCCTGTAAAATAACGGAGGTGATTTTTCTttacaataatttcatttaaaaatcggCGATCGCGCTGTTGAAATTACTGAAATCTTCATAGTTATTCGGATATATGTGATTCTGCTACACAGACGGTAACGTCATAGTGCGTGTCCTAAGAAGACGGAGACATGCCGAAATCATTTTTAGTTGGTCGAAATTACGACCGACGCCGCAGCGGGCCGCGTTACGACGACGTCTCTACAAGTGGTCAGGGTATGTTAGTTTTATACGTGTTCTTAAGAATCCTTTTTAGAAAATGTATTGCGATTACCATGAACAGAACAACATTCACTATAACTTAAGTCTGTCAATGTAAAAAGAAATCATTTATTAACAcacatttattatttcatttcgGACAGAGTTCAGTTACCTAATGGAAATAAAAGCACGCTGCGATGCAAGTGACAACTTGACAACGGCGGTTTATTCAGATCATTTAACCTATGCGATTTCTAACGGCAACACGACCGAAGTCGAAGCCACGGCCACAACGCAGGCAGCGTCAGAAAATATCTCGTGCTTTAAAGCCCTACAAGATCAACAAGCGTTCGTTAATAATGACGACATGTGCATCACACACGTGACTGTTCCCAACCAACACATGAATGTGACTGACCGCCGGAAATGCCGATCCTATTCGCGCAGGAACAAATCCAACGAAGCGGACCCCATCATTCGCACTCAGTGTCTAGAAACCCATACTCAAAAGCCGATTTCAGAGATGCCCCGAACAAATCTCGCTCGTCTGTTCATAAAGGAGAACAACTGTGCTCCGAGAAAGGAGATAAAACCGGAAACACTTCCCCAAACATTTGAACAATGTCAGGTATTAATTAACACAACATAATGTTCAAAGTTAAAAGAATGTCTTCGATACAATAATTTGCGACTGCCATCGATATTATAAAACCGTGCAATTTACAGTGGTTATTTTTCAGTATATGTTTAAGAACGTCGAGGTCGTAAATGGCGGCTTCGGGATCAAGAACCCATTGCTCACTGATCAATCTGGAGCAGTACTCTATGGACACACGGGTACCTGCTCTTATGTTGTTGAATTAAATAACTGTGACATAAATTCTaacaatatgcatttttttttatcaaaaccgattttaaagaaattaaaacattCGCCTAGTGCATACCGGGTATGTCGTTTACATGATTATACATGCTTGTCTTGAATTTCAAATGCTTGTGTGTATGGGTTCTTATCTTTCTTATCTTCCAGCAGATAGAAGCACGACGGATGGGACCCTGTACATGTGCCGTGTTTGCAGCAAGCGTTTCCAGTGCGCGCGTCTGCTTAACCGTCACGTGAAGTGTCACTCGGACGTGAAGCGCTACTTATGCACGTTTTGTGGCAAGGGATTCAACGACACCTTTGACCTCAAGAGACACACACGGACGCATACAGGTATGAAATCAGTGTCATTTTTTTCAAATCTTTAAGTTATTTTGCGGAAACGAACATTGTTCATGATTTCAAATGGCAAATAACTGGTTCCCAACTGATCATTGGCTTGGTTCCACTGGTAAATGGCTGGTTTTCGTTGGGCAAGGGTTGGTTTTCTTGGGGCTGATTTTCATTTTGTAGTAGTTGGTTGCCACTGATCAGTTACTGGTTTCTACTTGTCGATTA contains the following coding sequences:
- the LOC127877980 gene encoding transcription factor ovo-like homolog lin-48 isoform X1, which gives rise to MPKSFLVGRNYDRRRSGPRYDDVSTSGQEFSYLMEIKARCDASDNLTTAVYSDHLTYAISNGNTTEVEATATTQAASENISCFKALQDQQAFVNNDDMCITHVTVPNQHMNVTDRRKCRSYSRRNKSNEADPIIRTQCLETHTQKPISEMPRTNLARLFIKENNCAPRKEIKPETLPQTFEQCQYMFKNVEVVNGGFGIKNPLLTDQSGAVLYGHTADRSTTDGTLYMCRVCSKRFQCARLLNRHVKCHSDVKRYLCTFCGKGFNDTFDLKRHTRTHTGVKPFRCSDCGKAFTQRCSLEAHCRKVHRNNQQYAYKERRAKLYVCENCGHTARDPDTHALHVTTVHSHPPRRYHSYLHPVFCGHI
- the LOC127877980 gene encoding transcription factor ovo-like homolog lin-48 isoform X3 encodes the protein MPKSFLVGRNYDRRRSGPRYDDVSTSGQEFSYLMEIKARCDASDNLTTAVYSDHLTYAISNGNTTEVEATATTQAASENISCFKALQDQQAFVNNDDMCITHVTVPNQHMNVTDRRKCRSYSRRNKSNEADPIIRTQCLETHTQKPISEMPRTNLARLFIKENNCAPRKEIKPETLPQTFEQCQNVEVVNGGFGIKNPLLTDQSGAVLYGHTADRSTTDGTLYMCRVCSKRFQCARLLNRHVKCHSDVKRYLCTFCGKGFNDTFDLKRHTRTHTGVKPFRCSDCGKAFTQRCSLEAHCRKVHRNNQQYAYKERRAKLYVCENCGHTARDPDTHALHVTTVHSHPPRRYHSYLHPVFCGHI
- the LOC127877980 gene encoding transcription factor ovo-like homolog lin-48 isoform X4, translated to MPKSFLVGRNYDRRRSGPRYDDVSTSGQEFSYLMEIKARCDASDNLTTAVYSDHLTYAISNGNTTEVEATATTQAASENISCFKALQDQQAFVNNDDMCITHVTVPNQHMNVTDRRKCRSYSRRNKSNEADPIIRTQCLETHTQKPISEMPRTNLARLFIKENNCAPRKEIKPETLPQTFEQCQNVEVVNGGFGIKNPLLTDQSGAVLYGHTDRSTTDGTLYMCRVCSKRFQCARLLNRHVKCHSDVKRYLCTFCGKGFNDTFDLKRHTRTHTGVKPFRCSDCGKAFTQRCSLEAHCRKVHRNNQQYAYKERRAKLYVCENCGHTARDPDTHALHVTTVHSHPPRRYHSYLHPVFCGHI
- the LOC127877980 gene encoding transcription factor ovo-like homolog lin-48 isoform X2 → MPKSFLVGRNYDRRRSGPRYDDVSTSGQEFSYLMEIKARCDASDNLTTAVYSDHLTYAISNGNTTEVEATATTQAASENISCFKALQDQQAFVNNDDMCITHVTVPNQHMNVTDRRKCRSYSRRNKSNEADPIIRTQCLETHTQKPISEMPRTNLARLFIKENNCAPRKEIKPETLPQTFEQCQYMFKNVEVVNGGFGIKNPLLTDQSGAVLYGHTDRSTTDGTLYMCRVCSKRFQCARLLNRHVKCHSDVKRYLCTFCGKGFNDTFDLKRHTRTHTGVKPFRCSDCGKAFTQRCSLEAHCRKVHRNNQQYAYKERRAKLYVCENCGHTARDPDTHALHVTTVHSHPPRRYHSYLHPVFCGHI